A single region of the Caballeronia insecticola genome encodes:
- a CDS encoding muconate/chloromuconate family cycloisomerase — translation MNAKIISVEAILVDLPTIRAHQLAMATMQQQTLVIVRLRSSDDIEGIGEATTIGGLSYGEESPEGIKLTIDAYLAPALIGQDSTNINAAMARLNKIARGNRFAKSAIETALLDAQGKRLGVSMSTLLGGAVRSTLPVLWTLASGDTKRDIEEAEMLLAERRHHTFKLKIGRRSVRDDVAHVSAIKAALGDRAKVTVDVNQAWSEADAALGIAALEAGGIDLIEQPTPREQRGALARLSARFVVPIMADEAVTGPEDALELVRGACADVFALKIAKSGGIYGMMRTAAVADAAGVALYGGTMLEGSIGSIASAHGFAALPQLAWGTELFGPLLLKDDIVTARPQYRDFDLHLPQGPGLGLSIDEEKLAFYRRDKNR, via the coding sequence ATGAACGCCAAAATTATCTCTGTCGAGGCGATCCTTGTAGATCTGCCGACCATCCGCGCCCATCAGCTGGCGATGGCGACCATGCAACAACAAACCCTGGTGATCGTTCGCCTGCGATCGAGCGACGATATCGAAGGCATCGGCGAAGCCACGACGATCGGCGGACTTTCGTACGGCGAAGAAAGCCCCGAAGGCATCAAGCTGACGATCGATGCCTATCTCGCGCCGGCGCTCATCGGGCAAGACTCGACCAACATCAACGCTGCAATGGCGAGGCTCAACAAGATCGCCCGTGGCAACCGCTTCGCCAAGAGCGCCATCGAAACGGCTTTGCTCGATGCGCAGGGCAAGCGCCTCGGCGTTTCGATGTCGACGCTGCTCGGCGGTGCCGTGCGCAGCACGCTTCCTGTGCTGTGGACGCTCGCGAGCGGCGATACGAAGCGCGATATCGAAGAAGCCGAGATGCTGCTTGCCGAGCGCCGCCACCATACCTTCAAGCTCAAGATTGGCCGACGCAGCGTGCGCGACGACGTCGCCCACGTCTCGGCGATCAAGGCCGCGCTCGGCGACCGCGCGAAGGTGACGGTCGACGTCAATCAGGCATGGAGCGAAGCGGATGCGGCCTTGGGTATCGCCGCGCTAGAAGCGGGCGGCATCGACCTCATCGAACAACCGACGCCGCGCGAACAACGTGGTGCGCTTGCGCGACTGTCGGCGCGATTCGTCGTGCCGATCATGGCCGACGAAGCCGTTACGGGTCCCGAAGATGCGCTGGAACTGGTGCGTGGCGCGTGCGCCGATGTCTTTGCGCTGAAGATCGCGAAGTCCGGAGGCATCTACGGCATGATGCGCACCGCGGCCGTGGCCGATGCAGCGGGCGTGGCCCTGTACGGAGGCACGATGCTCGAAGGCAGTATCGGTTCGATCGCCTCGGCGCACGGCTTCGCCGCCTTGCCGCAACTCGCGTGGGGCACGGAGCTGTTCGGACCGCTGCTTCTGAAAGACGACATCGTGACTGCTCGTCCGCAATACCGCGACTTCGATCTGCATCTCCCTCAGGGTCCGGGACTGGGTCTTAGCATCGACGAAGAGAAGCTCGCGTTTTATCGCCGCGACAAAAATCGTTAA
- a CDS encoding efflux RND transporter periplasmic adaptor subunit — MKVKRVWSVFATMALFLMAAFIGKTLWDHYMYAPWTRDGRVHADVITVAPDVSGMIVGVPVHDNQYVKKGDLLMQIDPSHYQIAVQEAEAKVAARRADLALRRDDAKRRADLDDAVVSAEARQNAGFQADAALAAYDQAVAALDAAKLDLSRTRVLSPVDGFVTNLQTWQGDYATIATPKLAVVDRHSFWVYGYFEETKLPQVKVGREVSIRLMSGSVLRGHVESVARGIYDRDNPESVDLTANVDPVFNWVRLAQRVPVRIDIDSVPDDVRLTAGTTCTIVVDGGQAPDRLMLRANELMARMQRAL, encoded by the coding sequence ATGAAGGTTAAGCGAGTCTGGAGCGTCTTTGCGACGATGGCGCTCTTTCTGATGGCCGCATTCATCGGCAAGACCTTGTGGGATCACTATATGTACGCGCCGTGGACCCGCGACGGACGCGTGCATGCGGATGTCATCACCGTGGCTCCGGACGTGTCGGGCATGATCGTCGGCGTGCCGGTGCATGACAATCAATACGTCAAAAAGGGCGATCTCCTGATGCAGATCGATCCCTCGCATTATCAGATTGCGGTTCAGGAAGCCGAAGCAAAAGTCGCCGCGCGCCGTGCCGATCTCGCTTTGCGACGCGACGATGCGAAGCGCCGTGCGGATCTCGACGATGCTGTCGTTTCCGCGGAAGCCCGGCAAAACGCGGGCTTTCAGGCCGATGCGGCGCTCGCCGCGTACGATCAGGCTGTCGCCGCGCTCGATGCCGCTAAGCTCGATCTGTCGCGCACGCGCGTGCTTTCACCGGTGGACGGCTTCGTCACGAACCTGCAAACGTGGCAAGGCGATTACGCCACCATCGCGACGCCCAAGCTTGCGGTCGTCGATCGCCATTCGTTCTGGGTCTATGGATATTTCGAGGAAACCAAGCTGCCGCAAGTGAAAGTCGGCCGCGAAGTCTCCATTCGCCTGATGAGCGGAAGCGTCTTGCGCGGTCATGTCGAAAGCGTCGCGCGCGGTATCTATGATCGCGACAATCCGGAAAGCGTGGACCTGACCGCGAACGTCGATCCCGTTTTCAACTGGGTGCGGCTGGCGCAGCGCGTGCCGGTGCGTATCGATATCGACAGCGTTCCCGACGACGTTCGACTCACAGCGGGCACGACATGCACGATTGTCGTCGATGGCGGACAAGCGCCCGATCGTCTCATGCTGCGCGCCAATGAACTCATGGCTCGCATGCAGCGTGCGTTGTGA
- a CDS encoding alpha/beta fold hydrolase, with the protein MATFTLKDGTELFYKDWGTGPAVVFSHGWPLNADAWDSQMMYLAERGYRVIAHDRRGHGRSSQPWQGNDMSRYADDLAELVDHLDVKDAVFVGHSTGGGEVARYIGRHGTKRVRKAVLISAVPPLMLKTEANPGGLPISVFDDIRRGVIENRSQFFKDLATPFFGFNREGAKPSQGTIDWFWLAGMQCSIKSSYDCIKAFSETDFTEDLKKMTVPTLVLQGDADQIVPIDDSGKLSSKIVPDGSLTIIPGAPHGMCTTHADTVNQHLFDFIQQ; encoded by the coding sequence ATGGCCACATTCACACTCAAAGACGGAACCGAACTCTTCTATAAGGACTGGGGCACGGGACCCGCCGTCGTCTTCTCTCACGGCTGGCCGCTTAACGCGGACGCGTGGGACTCGCAAATGATGTATCTCGCGGAACGTGGCTATCGCGTGATCGCGCATGACCGGCGCGGCCACGGCCGTTCGAGCCAGCCGTGGCAAGGCAACGACATGAGCCGCTACGCTGACGATCTCGCCGAACTGGTCGATCATCTCGATGTGAAAGATGCGGTGTTCGTCGGGCATTCGACGGGCGGCGGTGAAGTCGCGCGTTATATCGGCCGTCACGGCACGAAACGCGTGAGGAAAGCGGTATTGATCTCGGCGGTTCCCCCGCTGATGCTCAAGACCGAAGCGAATCCGGGCGGCTTGCCCATTTCCGTATTCGACGACATTCGCCGTGGCGTCATCGAAAATCGCTCGCAATTCTTTAAGGATCTCGCAACGCCATTCTTTGGCTTCAATCGCGAAGGCGCGAAGCCGTCGCAAGGCACGATCGACTGGTTCTGGCTGGCAGGCATGCAATGCTCGATCAAGAGTTCGTATGACTGCATCAAGGCGTTCTCCGAAACGGACTTCACCGAAGACCTGAAGAAGATGACGGTCCCGACCTTGGTCCTTCAAGGCGATGCCGATCAGATCGTGCCTATCGACGACTCCGGCAAGCTTTCATCGAAGATCGTGCCCGACGGTTCGCTCACGATCATTCCGGGCGCGCCGCACGGCATGTGCACGACGCACGCCGATACGGTCAACCAGCACTTGTTCGACTTCATTCAGCAGTAA
- a CDS encoding MFS transporter produces the protein MREIDVQKLCDEAKFGKFHLLLLFWCALIIIFDGYDLAVVGIALPSIMRDMGVQPTSAGFMVSSALLGMMLGAVFLGTVADKIGRVRAIVICLLLFSVFTAAAGLTRDPLMFSIARFLAGLGIGGVMPNVVAQMTEYSPRKIRSTMVTLMFSGYSVGGMLAALVGKAMIENYGWQSVFLAAGLPALLAPVIFKLMPDSLAFLVRTGRSDTLRNILPRVDAAYVPQQADKFSLFEKDATAGSPIKRLFAEGRGLSTVMLWIAFFMCLFMVYALSSWLTKLMAGAGHSLGSALTFVLVLNFGAMIGAIGGGWLADRFDIKHVLIVMYALAAVSISLLGVKVPVAVLYFLVGLAGASTIGTQIVTYAFAGQFYPTAVRSTGIGWASGVGRSGAILAPIVIGFLVSQALPLQQNFIAIAIPGVIAMLAVCLIKVRRTHEGNLASATLPEADLA, from the coding sequence ATGCGCGAAATAGACGTTCAAAAGTTATGCGATGAAGCGAAATTCGGCAAGTTCCACCTGCTGCTGCTGTTCTGGTGCGCGCTGATCATCATCTTCGACGGATACGATCTCGCGGTCGTCGGCATTGCGCTTCCGTCGATCATGCGTGACATGGGCGTGCAGCCGACGAGCGCCGGCTTCATGGTGAGTTCCGCGTTGCTTGGCATGATGCTCGGCGCAGTGTTTCTGGGAACAGTCGCCGACAAGATCGGGCGCGTGCGTGCCATCGTGATCTGCCTGCTGCTCTTCAGCGTCTTCACGGCCGCAGCGGGCCTCACGCGCGATCCGCTGATGTTCAGCATCGCGCGCTTTCTCGCAGGGCTGGGGATTGGCGGCGTCATGCCGAACGTCGTGGCGCAGATGACCGAGTATTCCCCGCGCAAAATCCGCAGCACCATGGTCACGTTGATGTTCAGCGGCTATTCGGTTGGCGGCATGCTTGCGGCACTAGTCGGCAAGGCGATGATCGAAAACTATGGCTGGCAATCGGTCTTTCTCGCGGCGGGGCTGCCTGCGCTGCTCGCGCCGGTCATCTTTAAGCTGATGCCCGATTCGCTCGCGTTTCTGGTTCGAACGGGACGCTCGGATACGCTCAGGAATATTCTTCCGCGCGTCGATGCTGCTTACGTGCCTCAGCAAGCCGACAAGTTTTCGCTCTTCGAGAAAGACGCAACGGCGGGTTCGCCGATCAAACGGCTCTTTGCGGAAGGCCGCGGTTTAAGCACCGTGATGTTGTGGATCGCCTTCTTCATGTGCCTCTTCATGGTCTACGCATTGAGCTCGTGGCTGACCAAGCTCATGGCGGGAGCCGGACATAGTCTCGGCTCGGCACTGACCTTCGTTCTCGTGCTCAACTTCGGCGCGATGATCGGCGCCATCGGCGGAGGGTGGCTGGCGGATCGTTTCGACATCAAGCACGTTTTGATTGTGATGTACGCGCTTGCGGCTGTGTCCATCAGCCTGCTCGGCGTGAAGGTGCCGGTGGCCGTCCTGTACTTTCTGGTGGGGCTGGCGGGGGCATCGACGATCGGCACGCAGATCGTTACCTATGCTTTCGCAGGGCAGTTCTATCCGACCGCCGTGCGATCGACGGGCATTGGCTGGGCATCGGGTGTGGGGCGCAGCGGGGCGATTCTCGCGCCTATCGTGATCGGCTTTCTCGTGAGCCAGGCGTTGCCGCTTCAGCAGAACTTCATTGCCATCGCTATTCCCGGTGTGATCGCGATGCTGGCTGTTTGCCTGATCAAAGTGCGCCGCACGCATGAAGGCAATCTCGCAAGCGCGACCCTTCCCGAAGCCGATCTGGCGTGA
- a CDS encoding DUF1003 domain-containing protein: MKIDHNETGTISNSADNAIPPDHLRFQLPYLHLTRAFGNDWFALKAEEFARFFGTPTFLLSQTLIVVVWIGLNVARVIHFDPYPFVLLNLAFSLQSAYAAPMILLAQTRQADRDKAFSDADARHRDALAMAATRRDKALAHQAEQIRALLQQNTELTALTRELAEQIAALTQGVHEKLMRERHVKAFSQT; this comes from the coding sequence ATGAAGATCGATCACAACGAAACGGGCACGATCAGCAACAGCGCGGACAACGCGATACCGCCCGATCACTTGCGGTTTCAATTGCCGTATCTGCATTTGACGCGCGCGTTCGGGAACGACTGGTTTGCGCTCAAGGCAGAGGAATTCGCGCGCTTCTTCGGCACGCCGACGTTTTTGCTGTCGCAGACGTTGATCGTCGTCGTGTGGATCGGGCTCAATGTGGCGCGTGTGATCCATTTCGATCCTTATCCGTTCGTGTTGCTGAATCTCGCCTTCAGTCTTCAATCGGCCTACGCTGCGCCCATGATCCTGCTTGCGCAAACGCGTCAGGCCGATCGCGACAAGGCATTCTCCGATGCAGACGCGCGTCACAGAGACGCACTCGCGATGGCGGCCACGCGCCGCGACAAGGCGCTTGCGCATCAGGCGGAACAGATACGGGCGCTCTTGCAGCAGAACACCGAATTGACGGCACTGACGCGCGAACTGGCCGAGCAGATTGCGGCATTGACGCAAGGCGTGCATGAGAAGTTGATGCGCGAACGGCACGTCAAGGCGTTCAGTCAGACGTGA
- the catC gene encoding muconolactone Delta-isomerase — translation MLYLVRMDVHLPHDMPAAQAEEIKAREKAYSQDLQRQGKWQQLHRVVGEYANYSVFDVDSHDELHTILSCLPLFPYMTMKVTPLARHPSSIR, via the coding sequence ATGCTCTATCTCGTCAGAATGGATGTGCACTTGCCGCATGATATGCCCGCGGCTCAGGCCGAAGAGATCAAGGCGCGTGAAAAGGCCTACTCGCAGGATTTGCAGCGTCAGGGAAAGTGGCAGCAACTGCATCGCGTTGTTGGAGAATACGCCAACTACAGCGTGTTCGATGTCGATTCGCATGACGAGTTGCACACAATTCTCTCCTGCCTCCCTTTGTTTCCCTACATGACGATGAAGGTCACGCCGCTTGCCCGTCATCCTTCGTCTATACGCTAA
- a CDS encoding Rieske 2Fe-2S domain-containing protein, whose amino-acid sequence MSAIFDKTRQLDELLHTAVQDDKESGVYRCRRDIFTNADLFDLEMKHIFESNWVYLAHESQIPNNNDYYTTWIGRQPVVVTRDKTGELHAVINACAHKGAMLCRRKHGNKGSFTCPFHGWTFSNTGKLLKVKDEKTTEYPVQFNKQGSHDLKRVPRFQSYRGFLFGSLNADSMPLEDYLGETKVIIDQIVDQSANGLEVVRGNSSYIYDGNWKMQMENGCDGYHVSTVHWNYAATMGRRKVEGTKAVDANSWSKSVAGVYGFEHGHILLWTKTMNPEVRPVYEHREEIKARVGDVQADFIVNQTRNLCLYPNVFLMDQFSTQIRVVRPISVDKTEVSIFCFAPKGESATDRATRIRQYEDFFNVTGMGTADDLEEFRACQSAYAGTTAMWNDLSRGAPLWIEGADQNAKNMGMKPLISGERSEDEGLFVCQHEYWVNVMRDALKKEHAEALA is encoded by the coding sequence ATGTCCGCCATTTTCGACAAAACCCGCCAGCTCGATGAACTGCTGCACACCGCCGTTCAGGACGACAAGGAAAGCGGTGTATATCGCTGCCGCCGCGACATTTTCACCAACGCCGATTTGTTCGATCTGGAGATGAAGCATATCTTCGAGAGCAACTGGGTGTACCTGGCGCATGAAAGTCAGATCCCGAACAACAACGACTATTACACGACATGGATCGGCCGCCAGCCTGTCGTCGTGACGCGCGACAAGACCGGCGAACTGCACGCCGTCATCAATGCCTGCGCACATAAAGGCGCGATGCTGTGCCGACGCAAGCACGGCAATAAAGGCAGCTTCACCTGCCCGTTTCACGGCTGGACGTTCTCCAACACCGGCAAGCTGCTCAAGGTAAAGGACGAAAAGACCACCGAATATCCGGTGCAATTCAACAAGCAAGGCTCGCATGACCTCAAGCGAGTGCCGCGCTTCCAGAGCTATCGCGGCTTTCTGTTCGGCAGCCTCAATGCCGATTCCATGCCGCTCGAAGATTATCTCGGCGAGACCAAGGTGATCATCGACCAGATCGTCGATCAGTCGGCCAACGGGCTCGAAGTCGTGCGCGGCAATTCCTCCTACATCTACGACGGCAACTGGAAGATGCAGATGGAAAACGGCTGCGACGGCTATCACGTCAGCACGGTTCACTGGAACTATGCCGCGACGATGGGCCGCCGCAAGGTCGAGGGCACCAAAGCCGTCGATGCGAATAGCTGGAGCAAATCGGTCGCCGGCGTGTATGGCTTCGAGCATGGACACATTCTGTTGTGGACCAAGACGATGAACCCGGAAGTGCGGCCGGTCTATGAACATCGCGAAGAGATCAAGGCGCGCGTCGGCGACGTGCAGGCAGATTTCATCGTCAATCAGACACGAAACCTTTGCCTGTATCCGAACGTGTTTCTGATGGATCAGTTCAGCACGCAGATTCGCGTGGTGCGGCCGATCAGCGTCGACAAGACGGAAGTCAGCATCTTCTGCTTTGCGCCCAAGGGCGAGAGCGCAACCGATCGCGCCACGCGCATCCGCCAATATGAAGACTTCTTCAACGTCACCGGCATGGGCACCGCCGACGATCTCGAAGAGTTCCGCGCGTGCCAGTCCGCTTATGCCGGCACCACTGCAATGTGGAACGACCTGTCGCGCGGCGCGCCGTTGTGGATCGAAGGCGCGGATCAGAACGCAAAGAACATGGGCATGAAGCCGCTCATCTCGGGCGAGCGCAGCGAAGACGAAGGCCTCTTCGTATGTCAGCACGAATACTGGGTGAACGTGATGCGCGATGCGCTGAAGAAAGAACATGCGGAGGCACTGGCATGA
- a CDS encoding nuclear transport factor 2 family protein: MTSTSESRPPFPPFTRETAILKVRQAEDGWNSRDADKVSHVYSIDTQWRNRAEFVHGREDVRAFLERKWSHEFEYRLIKELWAFGGNRIAVRFAYEWRDDAGNWFRSYGNENWEFGLDGLMLHRHASINDLPIKESERKFHWPLGRRPDNHPGLSELGL; encoded by the coding sequence ATGACCAGCACTAGCGAATCCCGTCCGCCGTTTCCGCCGTTCACGCGCGAGACTGCAATCCTTAAAGTCAGGCAAGCCGAAGACGGCTGGAATTCCCGCGACGCAGACAAGGTGTCGCATGTTTATTCGATCGATACGCAATGGCGCAACAGGGCCGAGTTCGTGCATGGCCGCGAAGACGTGCGCGCGTTTCTTGAACGGAAATGGAGCCATGAATTCGAGTATCGGCTCATCAAGGAACTGTGGGCGTTTGGAGGCAATCGCATCGCCGTGCGCTTCGCCTATGAGTGGCGCGACGATGCGGGCAACTGGTTCAGATCGTATGGCAACGAGAACTGGGAGTTCGGTCTCGACGGCCTGATGCTTCATCGTCACGCCAGCATCAACGATCTGCCGATCAAGGAAAGCGAGCGCAAGTTCCATTGGCCGCTTGGCCGAAGGCCGGACAATCATCCGGGCTTGAGCGAGCTTGGTCTTTGA
- a CDS encoding LysR family transcriptional regulator produces the protein MELRHLRYFVAVAEERNFTRAAQRLHIAQPPLSRQIQQLEETLAVQLFERNSRPLKLTETGKFFYSHAVQLLAQTAELESMTRRVGNIERSLSVGFVGSTLYGLLPKIIRRFRDENPTVELSLHEMSTTDQIRALKDGRIDVGFGRIRLEDANIRRVVLREEKMIIAFPLDHPLSLSKPVLALRDLVNETLIIYPKTPRPSYADQVLAAFQDRGLKPRRIYEVRELQIALGLVAAGEGISIVPSSVYGLKRDDVSYKELDDPTLVSPIIMSTRMLDESGDIVEMLALIYRLYDEAKIPYVPPVERGS, from the coding sequence ATGGAACTGCGGCACCTGCGTTATTTCGTGGCTGTGGCGGAGGAGCGAAACTTCACGCGGGCGGCGCAACGGCTGCACATTGCGCAGCCGCCGCTAAGCCGGCAGATCCAGCAACTCGAGGAAACGCTTGCGGTTCAATTGTTCGAACGCAATTCGCGTCCGCTCAAGCTGACGGAGACCGGCAAGTTTTTTTATTCGCACGCGGTGCAGTTGCTTGCGCAAACGGCCGAACTCGAATCGATGACGCGGCGCGTGGGCAACATCGAGCGCAGCTTGTCGGTGGGCTTCGTAGGGTCCACGCTATACGGGCTTTTGCCCAAGATCATCCGGCGCTTTCGCGATGAAAATCCCACCGTCGAACTCAGTCTTCATGAGATGTCGACCACCGATCAGATCAGGGCCTTAAAGGACGGACGAATCGATGTGGGCTTCGGGCGCATCCGCCTTGAAGATGCCAATATTCGCCGCGTGGTGCTTAGAGAAGAGAAGATGATCATTGCGTTTCCGCTGGATCATCCGCTTTCGCTTTCCAAACCCGTGCTGGCTTTACGCGATCTCGTCAACGAGACGCTCATTATTTACCCTAAGACGCCGCGTCCAAGCTATGCGGATCAAGTCCTTGCGGCCTTTCAGGATCGCGGCCTCAAGCCGCGCCGCATTTACGAAGTAAGAGAGCTGCAAATCGCTTTAGGCCTGGTCGCAGCGGGCGAAGGCATTTCGATCGTGCCGAGCAGCGTATATGGACTCAAGCGCGACGACGTGAGCTACAAGGAACTGGACGATCCGACCCTCGTGTCGCCCATCATCATGAGCACGCGCATGCTGGACGAGTCGGGCGATATCGTCGAGATGCTTGCGCTCATTTACCGCCTTTATGACGAGGCGAAAATACCTTACGTACCGCCGGTCGAGCGGGGAAGCTGA
- the benC gene encoding benzoate 1,2-dioxygenase electron transfer component BenC, with product MSSFNVALNFEDGVTRFVECKAGEKVLDAAFRAKINLPMDCSDGVCGTCKCRAESGRYDLGDDYIDDALSEDEKDSGLVLTCQMVPQSDCVIAVPASSTACKTEQSKFAATVTKVEQHNDAAVVLELDVDASAPVFLPGQYVNIDVPESGLHRSYSFSSAPGESKISFLIKKIPGGLMSTWLEAARPGNKVQLTGPLGSFYLRAVERPVLFLAGGTGLAPFLSMLEVLTRNNPQQHVHLIYGVTRDLDLVLVEAIETYKAKLPNFTYATVVADAASSHPRKGWVTQHMPPEALNDGDVDVYLCGPPPMVDAVRKYFDDNGVKPNSFHYEKFTPNAAPVTA from the coding sequence ATGTCCAGCTTTAACGTTGCACTGAATTTCGAAGACGGAGTCACGCGCTTCGTCGAATGCAAGGCCGGCGAGAAGGTACTCGATGCCGCCTTTCGCGCCAAAATCAATCTGCCGATGGATTGCTCCGACGGCGTATGCGGCACCTGCAAATGCCGCGCCGAAAGCGGCCGTTACGATCTCGGCGACGACTATATCGACGACGCGCTGAGCGAAGACGAGAAGGACAGCGGCCTCGTCCTCACTTGTCAGATGGTCCCGCAAAGCGATTGCGTGATTGCCGTGCCGGCATCGTCTACAGCATGCAAGACCGAGCAAAGCAAGTTCGCCGCAACCGTCACGAAGGTCGAGCAGCATAACGATGCGGCCGTCGTGCTTGAACTCGACGTCGATGCCAGCGCGCCCGTCTTTCTGCCGGGACAGTATGTGAATATCGACGTGCCCGAGAGCGGGCTGCATCGCTCGTATTCGTTCTCGTCCGCGCCGGGCGAATCGAAGATCAGCTTTCTGATCAAGAAGATTCCCGGCGGCCTCATGAGCACATGGCTCGAAGCCGCGCGGCCCGGCAACAAGGTGCAGCTGACCGGTCCGCTCGGCAGCTTCTATCTGCGCGCCGTCGAGCGGCCCGTTCTGTTCCTCGCGGGCGGTACGGGACTCGCGCCCTTCCTCTCGATGCTCGAAGTGCTGACGCGCAACAATCCGCAGCAGCATGTGCATCTGATTTACGGCGTGACGCGCGACCTCGATCTCGTGCTGGTCGAAGCGATCGAGACATATAAGGCGAAGCTGCCGAACTTCACGTACGCAACGGTCGTGGCCGATGCTGCATCGAGCCATCCGCGCAAGGGCTGGGTGACGCAGCATATGCCGCCCGAGGCGCTGAACGATGGCGATGTCGATGTGTATCTGTGCGGTCCGCCGCCGATGGTCGATGCCGTGCGCAAGTATTTCGACGACAACGGCGTCAAGCCCAACAGCTTCCACTACGAGAAGTTCACTCCCAACGCCGCACCGGTGACCGCATGA
- the benB gene encoding benzoate 1,2-dioxygenase small subunit yields the protein MSFDYQKICAALYREARLLDDRQWDEWLACYTEDVTYWMPAWDDDDQLTDDHESQISLMYYPDRGGLEDRVFRIKTERSSASMPEPRTSHNVTNVEVLAQRENDSEVDVRYNFNTLNHRYKLNDHFFGTMFVTLRRVDDRLLIARKKIVLKNDYIRQVLDIYHV from the coding sequence ATGAGCTTCGATTATCAGAAAATATGCGCTGCGTTGTATCGCGAAGCGCGCCTGCTCGATGATCGTCAATGGGACGAGTGGCTTGCCTGCTACACGGAAGACGTCACGTACTGGATGCCCGCATGGGACGACGACGATCAACTCACCGACGATCACGAAAGCCAGATCTCGCTCATGTACTACCCGGACCGTGGTGGCCTGGAAGATCGCGTGTTCCGCATCAAAACCGAGCGCAGCAGCGCTTCGATGCCCGAGCCGCGCACCAGCCACAACGTGACGAACGTGGAAGTGCTGGCGCAGCGCGAGAACGACAGCGAAGTGGACGTCCGGTACAACTTCAACACGCTCAATCACCGCTACAAGCTCAACGACCATTTCTTCGGAACGATGTTCGTTACCTTGCGCCGTGTCGATGATCGCTTGCTGATTGCGCGCAAGAAGATCGTGCTGAAGAACGACTACATCCGTCAGGTGCTCGACATCTATCACGTCTGA
- the catA gene encoding catechol 1,2-dioxygenase — protein MNVKVFDSKEVQDLLKAATNIGSDAGNARAKQITHRLLGDLFKAIDDLDMTPDEIWAGVNYFNKLGKDGEVALLAAGLGLEKYLDIRMDAADREADIHGGTPRTIEGPLYVAGAPMRDGVSKIDIDPDADAGPLVIRGTVTGPDGKPVAGAVVECWHANSKGFYSHFDPTGAQSEFNLRGAIKTGANGTYEFRTMMPVGYGCPPHGATQQLLDVLARHGNRPAHVHFFVSSDKHRKLTTQINIEGDPLIWDDFAYATREDLIPHVIEKTGGTALGLKDDAYKEIEFNIALTSLVQGTDNQLVNRLRVAATA, from the coding sequence ATGAACGTTAAAGTGTTCGATTCGAAAGAAGTACAGGATTTGCTTAAGGCCGCAACCAACATCGGAAGCGATGCGGGCAATGCGCGCGCCAAGCAAATTACGCATCGGCTGCTTGGCGATTTGTTCAAAGCCATCGACGACCTCGACATGACGCCCGATGAAATCTGGGCCGGCGTCAATTACTTCAACAAGCTCGGCAAAGACGGCGAAGTGGCTTTGCTTGCCGCAGGCCTTGGCCTCGAAAAGTATCTCGACATTCGCATGGATGCCGCAGACCGCGAAGCCGATATTCACGGCGGCACGCCGCGCACCATCGAAGGCCCGCTTTATGTTGCCGGCGCACCGATGCGCGATGGCGTGTCGAAGATCGACATCGATCCCGATGCGGACGCGGGTCCTCTCGTGATTCGCGGCACCGTGACCGGCCCGGACGGCAAGCCCGTTGCGGGAGCGGTAGTCGAATGCTGGCATGCGAATTCGAAGGGCTTCTATTCCCACTTCGATCCTACCGGCGCGCAAAGCGAGTTCAATCTGCGAGGTGCGATCAAGACGGGGGCAAACGGCACGTATGAATTCCGTACGATGATGCCGGTCGGCTATGGCTGCCCGCCGCATGGCGCGACTCAGCAGTTGTTGGACGTGCTCGCGCGTCATGGCAACCGCCCCGCGCATGTGCACTTCTTCGTGTCCAGCGACAAGCATCGCAAGCTAACCACGCAGATCAACATCGAAGGCGATCCGCTGATCTGGGACGACTTCGCTTACGCAACGCGTGAAGACCTGATTCCGCACGTGATCGAAAAGACCGGCGGTACGGCACTGGGCCTCAAAGACGACGCGTATAAAGAGATCGAGTTCAACATCGCGCTCACGTCGCTGGTTCAAGGCACGGATAACCAGCTCGTCAATCGCTTGCGCGTAGCAGCGACCGCCTGA